In Panulirus ornatus isolate Po-2019 chromosome 40, ASM3632096v1, whole genome shotgun sequence, a single window of DNA contains:
- the LOC139761536 gene encoding uncharacterized protein gives MVTKVIIVLCLVAAFCAVAIAVPEPGGGYGGYGGGGRGGGGGGGGGYGGYGGGGRGGGGRGGGGGGYGGYGGGGRGGGGGGYGGGGRGGGGGGYGGYGGYGK, from the coding sequence ATCATCGTTCTGTGCCTGGTGGCTGCCTTCTGTGCCGTTGCCATAGCTGTTCCCGAGCCTGGAGGTGgctatggtggctatggtggtggtggacgtggtggcggtggaggcggTGGAGGTGGATATGGTGGCTATGGAGGCGGTGGACGTGGAGGCGGTGgacgtggtggcggtggaggcggCTATGGTGGCTATGGAGGCGGTGgacgtggtggcggtggaggtggaTATGGTGGCGGCGGccgtggtggcggtggaggtggctatggtggatatggtggatatgggaaatga